In Malus sylvestris chromosome 15, drMalSylv7.2, whole genome shotgun sequence, a single genomic region encodes these proteins:
- the LOC126601759 gene encoding uncharacterized protein LOC126601759 isoform X3 codes for MGNCASEPKTKGDDAAAVPAPEPRKESVQAEEVNAEQLQEDNKAEQNTDGGHNKQPSLGALLKEEEEKIAEVAAKIEEAEEKPKTTEKNEETAVELEKSPEAAAPAAVTQEDKKSDIEEKKAEEVKETKPEEKLVKPKEIKETKAEETTTTQTEETKETKPEVKDQI; via the exons ATGGGTAATTGTGCTAGTGAACCAAAGACCAAGGGTGATGATGCTGCCGCAGTCCCAGCACCGGAGCCCAGGAAGGAGTCGGTTCAGGCCGAGGAGGTGAACGCTGAGCAGCTGCAGGAAGACAACAAGGCTGAACAAAATACCGATGGTGGTCATAACAAACAACCCTCTCTCGGGGCCTTGCTCAAGGAG GAAGAAGAGAAGATAGCCGAAGTTGCGGCAAAG ATAGAAGAAGCAGAAGAAAAGCCAAAGACCACTGAGAAGAATGAGGAGACAGCGGTTGAGCTCGAGAAATCACCTGAAGCAGCAGCACCAGCTGCAGTTACCCAAGAAGACAAGAAATCTGATATTGAGGAGAAGAAAGCCGAAGAGGTAAAGGAGACAAAACCAGAAGAGAAGCTGGTGAAACCAAAAGAGATCAAGGAGACAAAAGCAGAAGAGACCACGACGACACAAACAGAGGAGACCAAGGAGACAAAACCTGAAGTGAAAGACCAAATATGA
- the LOC126601759 gene encoding uncharacterized protein LOC126601759 isoform X1, producing the protein MGNCASEPKTKGDDAAAVPAPEPRKESVQAEEVNAEQLQEDNKAEQNTDGGHNKQPSLGALLKEEEEKIAEVAAKLEEEKIAEVAEKLEEEKIAEVAAKIEEAEEKPKTTEKNEETAVELEKSPEAAAPAAVTQEDKKSDIEEKKAEEVKETKPEEKLVKPKEIKETKAEETTTTQTEETKETKPEVKDQI; encoded by the exons ATGGGTAATTGTGCTAGTGAACCAAAGACCAAGGGTGATGATGCTGCCGCAGTCCCAGCACCGGAGCCCAGGAAGGAGTCGGTTCAGGCCGAGGAGGTGAACGCTGAGCAGCTGCAGGAAGACAACAAGGCTGAACAAAATACCGATGGTGGTCATAACAAACAACCCTCTCTCGGGGCCTTGCTCAAGGAG GAAGAAGAGAAGATAGCCGAAGTTGCGGCAAAGCTAGAAGAAGAGAAGATAGCTGAAGTTGCGGAAAAGCTAGAAGAAGAGAAGATAGCTGAAGTTGCGGCAAAGATAGAAGAAGCAGAAGAAAAGCCAAAGACCACTGAGAAGAATGAGGAGACAGCGGTTGAGCTCGAGAAATCACCTGAAGCAGCAGCACCAGCTGCAGTTACCCAAGAAGACAAGAAATCTGATATTGAGGAGAAGAAAGCCGAAGAGGTAAAGGAGACAAAACCAGAAGAGAAGCTGGTGAAACCAAAAGAGATCAAGGAGACAAAAGCAGAAGAGACCACGACGACACAAACAGAGGAGACCAAGGAGACAAAACCTGAAGTGAAAGACCAAATATGA
- the LOC126601759 gene encoding uncharacterized protein LOC126601759 isoform X2, producing the protein MGNCASEPKTKGDDAAAVPAPEPRKESVQAEEVNAEQLQEDNKAEQNTDGGHNKQPSLGALLKEEEEKIAEVAAKLEEEKIAEVAEKLEEEKIAEVAAKIEEAEEKPKTTEKNEETAVELEKSPEAAAPAAVTQEDKKSDIEEKKAEEIKETKAEETTTTQTEETKETKPEVKDQI; encoded by the exons ATGGGTAATTGTGCTAGTGAACCAAAGACCAAGGGTGATGATGCTGCCGCAGTCCCAGCACCGGAGCCCAGGAAGGAGTCGGTTCAGGCCGAGGAGGTGAACGCTGAGCAGCTGCAGGAAGACAACAAGGCTGAACAAAATACCGATGGTGGTCATAACAAACAACCCTCTCTCGGGGCCTTGCTCAAGGAG GAAGAAGAGAAGATAGCCGAAGTTGCGGCAAAGCTAGAAGAAGAGAAGATAGCTGAAGTTGCGGAAAAGCTAGAAGAAGAGAAGATAGCTGAAGTTGCGGCAAAGATAGAAGAAGCAGAAGAAAAGCCAAAGACCACTGAGAAGAATGAGGAGACAGCGGTTGAGCTCGAGAAATCACCTGAAGCAGCAGCACCAGCTGCAGTTACCCAAGAAGACAAGAAATCTGATATTGAGGAGAAGAAAGCCGAAGAG ATCAAGGAGACAAAAGCAGAAGAGACCACGACGACACAAACAGAGGAGACCAAGGAGACAAAACCTGAAGTGAAAGACCAAATATGA